Proteins from a genomic interval of Zingiber officinale cultivar Zhangliang chromosome 1B, Zo_v1.1, whole genome shotgun sequence:
- the LOC122038461 gene encoding uncharacterized protein LOC122038461, with translation MGTDACYMCKKSGHFARECPLLMEPTKGRVFAMTQEKVDLDTTIITDSGATHSFISEAYLTKLGIIPERMVAGYSVSLLSGEELHSNRMVKNCQMMIQNHMVGARFIVLEMTEFDVILSMDWLVQHEAVIDYK, from the exons ATGGGTACAGATGCTTGCTATATGTGTAAGAAGTCAGGACACTTCGCGAGAGAATGTCCACTGCTCATGGAGCCAACCAAAGGGAGAGTATTTGCGATGACTCAAGAGAAGGTGGACCTGGACACAACTATTATCACAG ATTCCGGAGCTACACATTCCTTTATATCTGAGGCTTACCTCACAAAACTGGGCATTATACCTGAACGAATGGTTGCGGGATATAGTGTTTCATTACTGTCAGGGGAGGAATTGCATAGCAATAGGATGGTAAAGAACTGTCAGATGATGATACAAAATCATATGGTGGGCGCGAGGTTCATCGTGTTGGAAATGACAGAGTTTGATGTGATTCTTAGCATGGACTGGCTGGTTCAGCACGAGGCAGTCATCGATTACAAATAG
- the LOC122038467 gene encoding uncharacterized protein LOC122038467 codes for MAGRRNNNNGEMGGQNNQFVEGLTTFLHEQNHIHGEQIQKILQAREQGSTPRRSTPSTQPVYKQFLGLGPTEFKCTTDPIAAEGWIRSLETIFDFMQLTDADKVRCAIFMLRDDTRVLWEGARLTVDLATMTWTDFKEVFYGKYFTVDNRTRLAWEFLELRQGDLTVAEYVKRFERGRYFVPMITSQPVEELKHFTKGLRPAIRHDVRLSQVTIFREAVDQALMSERDKNDMIKEAQNKRLSYQGRDQQEP; via the coding sequence ATGGCTGGTAGAAGGAACAACAACAACGGAGAGATGGGTGGTCAGAACAACCAGTTCGTAGAAGGACTTACTACATTCCTACATGAGCAGAACCACATTCATGGGGAACAGATTCAAAAAATATTGCAGGCTAGGGAGCAGGGGAGCACACCCAGACGTTCTACACCTAGCACGCAACCAGTCTACAAGCAGTTTCTGGGGCTTGGACCGACGGAGTTTAAATGCACCACGGACCCAATCGCTGCAGAGGGATGGATTCGATCTCTGGAAACGATATTTGACTTCATGCAGCTCACAGATGCGGACAAGGTCAGGTGTGCGATATTCATGCTCCGAGATGATACTCGAGTATTGTGGGAGGGTGCGCGGCTGACCGTAGATCTGGCTACTATGACTTGGACTGATTTTAAGGAGGTATTCTATGGGAAGTATTTCACAGTTGACAACAGGACACGACTGGCATGGGAATTCTTGGAGCTTCGCCAGGGGGATTTGACGGTGGCGGAGTATGTCAAGAGGTTCGAGAGAGGACGCTATTTCGTACCTATGATTACCAGCCAACCAGTCGAGGAACTGAAGCACTTCACAAAAGGGTTGAGGCCGGCTATTCGCCATGATGTCAGGTTGAGTCAGGTCACCATATTCAGAGAGGCAGTTGACCAAGCACTGATGTCCGAAAGAGACAAAAATGACATGATCAAGGAAGCTCAGAACAAGAGATTGAGTTATCAGGGACGGGATCAGCAGGAGCCGTGA